Proteins encoded by one window of Chryseobacterium aquaeductus:
- a CDS encoding UbiA prenyltransferase family protein: MNCLKVLKKYVIDSQLYVSLMGTFFAIFFMLEQNTFRFPSVFLIFITYFSGYLYTKYQKTKHFYKIFVLNVFAGIISAVLIIFNHNEIRLIKWFVIVILGLLYNSFFLETYIRKIPFLKVFYVGLVWALVNCWLTLPEFNFPIFFISFFFVTALVLPFDIRDMKSDTVETFPKLIGVQNTKYFAYLLVFVACILAIFYLKISYSLSFFFATIFTFILIYFSKHSNKDSYYSFWVESCSGLPFLLLILYEKFYLY, translated from the coding sequence ATGAATTGCTTAAAAGTACTGAAAAAATATGTCATAGACAGCCAGTTATACGTCTCTTTGATGGGAACTTTTTTCGCAATATTTTTCATGCTTGAGCAAAATACATTCCGTTTTCCTTCGGTTTTTTTGATATTCATCACGTACTTCAGCGGATATTTGTACACCAAATATCAGAAAACAAAACATTTTTATAAAATTTTTGTTCTGAATGTTTTTGCAGGTATCATTTCTGCTGTTTTAATTATTTTCAATCATAATGAAATACGTTTAATAAAATGGTTTGTCATCGTAATTTTAGGTTTACTCTACAACAGCTTTTTTCTCGAGACTTACATCAGGAAAATTCCTTTTCTGAAAGTATTTTATGTAGGTTTAGTCTGGGCACTGGTCAATTGTTGGCTGACTTTACCAGAATTTAATTTTCCGATATTTTTTATCAGTTTCTTTTTTGTGACTGCACTTGTTTTACCTTTTGATATTCGTGATATGAAGAGTGATACGGTTGAGACATTTCCAAAATTAATTGGAGTTCAGAACACAAAATATTTTGCGTACCTATTAGTTTTTGTTGCTTGCATTTTGGCAATATTTTATCTGAAAATCTCATATTCACTTAGCTTTTTCTTTGCCACAATTTTTACTTTTATTTTAATTTATTTTTCAAAACATTCCAACAAAGATTCTTATTATTCTTTTTGGGTTGAGAGTTGTTCCGGGTTACCTTTTTTGTTATTAATTCTGTACGAAAAGTTTTACCTTTACTGA
- the recF gene encoding DNA replication/repair protein RecF (All proteins in this family for which functions are known are DNA-binding proteins that assist the filamentation of RecA onto DNA for the initiation of recombination or recombinational repair.) yields the protein MIIKKLTLYNFKNHSEKKFEFSPQINCFVGNNGAGKTNILDALHYLSVGKSFLGNTDINNIKTEEDFFTIDAVIQNEESEDSIKISQPKEAKKIIKKNDKSYDRMADHIGYLPSVMISPYDSNLISDSGESRRKFLDSMISQTDSGYLFDLIQYQKTIQQRNALLKYFAKNRVWEKESLEIYDDPITKSGTKIFEKRKEFVDKLNPIIQNFYEIISGGKETVSVLYESHLLDGFDSAQPEKKFREMLKESVERDRMLTYTSKGIHKDDLLFEMDSVLIKKIGSQGQQKSFLISLKLAQMSLVKELTGKTPILLLDDIFDKLDDTRVAQLIKLVNQENFGQIFITDTHRERTESVVKKINEESIIFEV from the coding sequence ATGATCATCAAAAAACTCACCCTTTACAATTTTAAAAACCATTCTGAGAAAAAGTTTGAGTTTTCGCCACAAATCAATTGTTTTGTAGGAAATAACGGTGCCGGAAAAACGAATATTCTTGATGCCTTGCATTATCTTTCTGTGGGCAAAAGTTTTTTAGGAAATACCGATATTAATAACATCAAAACAGAAGAAGATTTCTTCACTATTGATGCTGTAATTCAAAACGAAGAAAGCGAAGACAGCATTAAAATTTCTCAGCCAAAAGAAGCCAAAAAGATCATCAAAAAGAACGATAAAAGCTACGATAGAATGGCAGATCACATCGGTTATCTACCAAGTGTGATGATTTCTCCATACGATTCAAATTTGATCTCGGATTCTGGAGAAAGTCGTAGAAAATTTCTGGACTCAATGATTTCTCAGACTGATTCCGGTTATCTTTTTGATTTGATTCAGTATCAGAAAACCATTCAGCAACGAAATGCTTTATTGAAATATTTTGCGAAAAACAGAGTTTGGGAGAAAGAATCTTTGGAAATTTATGATGACCCGATCACAAAATCCGGAACTAAAATTTTTGAAAAAAGAAAAGAATTTGTCGACAAACTCAACCCAATTATTCAGAATTTTTATGAGATTATTTCGGGAGGAAAAGAAACTGTATCAGTACTTTACGAGTCTCATTTATTAGATGGCTTTGACTCTGCGCAACCTGAAAAAAAGTTTCGCGAAATGTTAAAAGAAAGTGTAGAACGCGACAGAATGCTGACCTACACGTCAAAAGGAATTCACAAAGATGATTTACTTTTCGAAATGGATTCTGTGCTCATCAAAAAAATTGGTTCGCAAGGACAGCAAAAATCATTTTTAATTTCGCTAAAGTTAGCTCAGATGAGTTTAGTGAAAGAACTTACAGGAAAAACTCCGATTCTTTTGCTTGACGATATTTTTGATAAGTTGGATGATACTCGTGTTGCTCAGTTGATAAAATTAGTAAATCAGGAAAATTTCGGGCAAATTTTTATTACGGATACGCACAGAGAACGAACGGAAAGCGTGGTAAAGAAAATTAATGAAGAAAGTATAATTTTTGAAGTTTAA
- the mtgA gene encoding monofunctional biosynthetic peptidoglycan transglycosylase → MWKKIKQLIFIVLVLNVVFIIWGRFFNPPITITQIGGLFEYGKLNRDYISYDEMGNNVKKAVIASEDQKFFNHNGFDYTAIEKAMKNNEKGKKLRGGSTISQQTAKNIFLWQGRSWIRKGLEAMYTFIIEKVWSKDIILERYLNSIEMGQGVFGVEAASHYYFGKSSKDLNTSEAAWIAAVLPNPKKYDPKNPSSYLRKKHNWIMKQMRNVSLK, encoded by the coding sequence ATGTGGAAAAAAATAAAACAGCTTATTTTTATCGTTCTCGTTCTGAACGTAGTATTCATCATCTGGGGAAGATTTTTTAATCCACCCATCACCATTACACAGATTGGCGGACTTTTCGAATACGGAAAGTTGAACCGTGATTATATTTCTTATGACGAAATGGGAAATAATGTAAAAAAAGCAGTGATTGCATCAGAAGATCAAAAGTTTTTTAATCACAATGGTTTCGATTATACTGCAATTGAAAAAGCCATGAAAAATAACGAAAAAGGCAAAAAATTGAGAGGTGGAAGCACAATTTCTCAGCAGACTGCAAAAAATATTTTTCTTTGGCAGGGAAGAAGCTGGATCAGGAAAGGTCTTGAAGCAATGTATACTTTCATCATAGAAAAAGTCTGGAGCAAAGATATTATCCTGGAAAGATATTTGAATTCTATTGAGATGGGACAAGGCGTTTTTGGTGTAGAGGCAGCCTCACATTATTACTTTGGAAAATCCTCAAAAGATCTGAATACATCTGAAGCAGCATGGATTGCAGCAGTATTGCCTAACCCAAAAAAATATGATCCGAAAAACCCATCATCCTATTTGAGAAAGAAGCACAACTGGATTATGAAACAAATGAGAAATGTAAGTTTGAAATAG
- a CDS encoding site-specific recombinase, with protein MKFLSSSTKNFESILKKYFSFKNETLSLEPFAEFLESIKKADFTDVLNCFKANPNLAANFRHYIHNIFEGRPFNLSLTEANILSENAFFPELKKRILNKVLPPVENEKTVWYMVDNISFRPKADLEYLHNLPENEMNEFFNLLGISNFIQKPKVKRELIFSMNILSWRVTGMALDVEVVRMAPEYRNFDNPFLALQKELETLADEFKLNPEIQLSSKDSRYKQIKIYIEQCLDFVNIAFKNSSKYGISGKINQALLKIRQQTQRIFEIVQLLVIDEEKDVIIKSRQLIFNILRYKSHKNNISELFNDSTRLISHLITNHTAETGTHYITSSRKQYMKMFYKASGGGIIVGALCVLKMLYGFMPGSDFFHAFLYSLNYAMGFVMIYLMGFTLATKQPAMTAATMTKVLSEQGNTKRNNTEFADLVSKLFRSQFIAFVGNVLLAFPVAMAIIYGLDVFFSQNLAVEKSEKLLRDLDPFNSKAILHASIAGFYLFISGIISGNIGNNSIFFQIPDRIAKNQSIKRVFGAKFANSLSKYYAKNWAGIVSNFWFGVFLGATAPIGLFFGLDLDIRHITFAAGNFALGLYGKDFSVDSYTFWIALLTVFIIGFFNFLVSFSLSMFLAFRSRKLNIGEVSEIYREIFRYFLKNPLKFFIPLRSSFDSKTNELVKKNMPTKSGDQ; from the coding sequence ATGAAATTTCTCAGCTCCAGTACAAAAAACTTTGAATCTATTCTTAAAAAATATTTTTCTTTTAAGAACGAAACTCTTTCTCTGGAGCCTTTTGCAGAGTTTCTTGAGAGCATAAAAAAGGCAGATTTTACAGATGTTTTAAATTGCTTTAAGGCAAATCCCAACTTAGCTGCTAATTTCAGACACTACATTCACAATATTTTTGAAGGCAGACCATTCAATTTATCGCTTACAGAAGCCAATATTTTATCTGAAAACGCCTTTTTTCCGGAACTCAAAAAACGAATTCTTAATAAAGTTTTGCCACCCGTAGAAAACGAAAAGACGGTTTGGTATATGGTTGATAACATAAGTTTCAGACCAAAAGCAGATTTAGAATATCTTCACAATCTTCCGGAAAATGAAATGAATGAGTTTTTCAATCTACTCGGAATTTCAAATTTCATTCAGAAACCTAAAGTGAAAAGAGAACTTATTTTCTCTATGAACATCCTCTCATGGCGTGTCACCGGTATGGCATTAGATGTAGAAGTCGTAAGAATGGCGCCGGAATACAGGAATTTTGATAATCCTTTTTTAGCTTTACAAAAAGAGCTAGAAACTTTAGCAGATGAGTTTAAACTAAATCCCGAGATTCAATTAAGTTCTAAAGACAGCAGATACAAGCAAATAAAAATTTATATAGAGCAGTGTCTGGATTTCGTAAATATCGCATTCAAAAACTCTTCAAAGTACGGTATTTCAGGGAAAATCAATCAGGCTCTTCTCAAAATACGTCAACAGACGCAAAGAATATTTGAGATTGTACAGTTATTGGTAATTGATGAAGAAAAAGATGTTATTATAAAATCCAGACAGCTGATTTTTAATATTTTAAGATACAAATCTCACAAAAATAACATTTCAGAACTGTTCAATGACAGCACGAGATTGATCTCACACCTTATAACCAATCATACGGCAGAAACGGGTACTCATTACATTACATCAAGTCGCAAGCAGTACATGAAAATGTTTTACAAAGCGAGTGGTGGCGGTATCATAGTCGGGGCTTTGTGTGTTTTGAAAATGCTGTACGGATTTATGCCCGGAAGCGACTTCTTTCACGCATTTTTATATTCATTAAATTATGCGATGGGATTTGTGATGATCTATCTGATGGGTTTCACATTGGCAACGAAACAGCCTGCAATGACGGCTGCGACTATGACTAAAGTTCTTTCTGAGCAGGGAAATACGAAAAGAAATAATACAGAATTTGCAGATTTGGTGTCCAAATTATTCAGAAGTCAGTTTATTGCATTTGTAGGAAATGTTTTGCTCGCTTTCCCTGTTGCAATGGCGATTATATATGGTTTGGATGTGTTTTTCTCACAAAATCTCGCGGTTGAAAAGTCTGAAAAATTGTTGAGAGATTTAGATCCGTTTAATTCTAAAGCGATTCTTCACGCAAGTATTGCCGGCTTTTATCTTTTTATCTCTGGAATTATTTCGGGGAATATTGGGAACAATTCTATTTTCTTTCAGATTCCGGATAGAATTGCTAAAAACCAGTCGATTAAAAGAGTTTTTGGAGCTAAATTTGCCAACAGTCTTTCTAAATATTATGCTAAAAACTGGGCAGGAATTGTGTCTAATTTTTGGTTTGGTGTCTTTCTGGGAGCCACGGCGCCTATTGGATTGTTCTTTGGCTTGGATCTCGACATTCGTCACATTACATTTGCCGCAGGAAATTTTGCTTTAGGATTATACGGAAAAGATTTCAGTGTAGATTCTTACACATTTTGGATTGCTCTTCTCACAGTATTTATCATCGGATTTTTCAACTTTTTGGTGAGTTTCAGTTTATCAATGTTCCTGGCATTTAGATCAAGAAAACTAAATATTGGCGAGGTAAGTGAGATTTACAGAGAAATATTCAGATATTTTTTAAAAAATCCGTTGAAGTTTTTCATCCCGTTGCGTTCTAGTTTTGATTCTAAAACGAATGAACTGGTGAAAAAAAATATGCCTACAAAATCTGGAGATCAGTAA
- a CDS encoding ABC transporter substrate-binding protein, with the protein MKYSEDGEKINLVSGKFNYTFKNNELPFKKVILLNASLLGYISEIDAENTIIGVASPEYIYSQKLNDMIAQGKIHNVGTDQKYDVEKIISLKPDVIFTNYIASFDNTYQLLKNNGIQVVFLDEYMEQKPLEKTAYLKLFGKLLGKEEIANEKYEQIAKNYIDLKKLAASSKSKPKVLANEMYGDVWYLPGGKTFTANYISDANGDYILKNNNEEKAVTMSFEEVYVKSKETQYWVNAGNHLSKKELLSINPFYSKLEVFNKGKIYGVTAKEKQKSNDFFESGVVRSDLVLKDYIKIFHPELLADYQLTYLKELQ; encoded by the coding sequence TTGAAATATAGTGAAGATGGAGAAAAAATTAATTTAGTCTCGGGCAAATTCAATTATACTTTTAAAAATAATGAGCTTCCTTTTAAAAAAGTAATCTTACTTAATGCAAGTTTGCTGGGTTATATTTCTGAGATTGATGCAGAAAATACAATTATAGGAGTTGCAAGTCCGGAATATATCTATTCTCAAAAATTGAACGATATGATTGCTCAGGGAAAAATTCATAATGTGGGAACTGATCAAAAATATGACGTCGAAAAGATAATTTCATTAAAACCAGATGTCATTTTCACCAATTATATTGCAAGTTTTGATAACACCTATCAATTATTGAAGAACAACGGAATTCAGGTTGTTTTTTTAGATGAATACATGGAGCAAAAACCATTAGAAAAAACTGCATATCTTAAGCTATTTGGTAAACTTTTGGGAAAAGAAGAAATTGCCAATGAAAAATATGAGCAGATTGCGAAAAATTATATTGATTTAAAGAAATTAGCTGCTTCATCAAAATCAAAGCCAAAGGTATTAGCCAATGAAATGTACGGTGACGTATGGTATTTGCCTGGCGGAAAAACTTTTACTGCAAATTATATTAGCGATGCCAATGGAGATTACATCTTGAAAAATAATAATGAGGAAAAGGCTGTTACAATGAGCTTTGAAGAAGTTTATGTGAAGTCTAAAGAAACGCAATATTGGGTTAATGCTGGAAATCATCTTTCAAAAAAAGAATTGTTGAGTATCAACCCTTTTTACAGTAAACTTGAGGTTTTTAATAAAGGAAAAATCTACGGTGTCACAGCAAAAGAAAAACAAAAATCTAATGATTTTTTTGAAAGTGGAGTTGTACGCTCAGATCTGGTTTTAAAAGATTATATAAAGATCTTTCATCCAGAGCTTTTAGCGGATTATCAGCTGACCTACCTGAAAGAATTGCAATAG
- a CDS encoding type II toxin-antitoxin system RelE/ParE family toxin produces the protein MDEVKIIWTNIAIAQRNKVFDYWNDRNKSTTYSKKINIAIYEKIDILKTNPLAGNCGDLKPFRILYLGNFSLVYRYSESVIYIIAFWDNRQNPSKLKKTLGL, from the coding sequence ATGGATGAAGTAAAAATTATCTGGACTAATATAGCAATCGCACAAAGAAATAAAGTTTTTGATTATTGGAATGACAGAAATAAGAGTACCACCTATTCGAAAAAAATTAATATCGCTATTTACGAAAAAATTGATATTTTAAAAACTAACCCACTTGCAGGAAATTGTGGAGATTTAAAACCTTTTAGAATTTTATATCTAGGAAATTTCAGTCTTGTTTACAGATATTCAGAATCTGTCATTTACATCATTGCGTTTTGGGACAATCGTCAGAACCCTAGCAAATTAAAGAAAACTCTAGGATTATGA